The proteins below are encoded in one region of Campylobacter rectus:
- a CDS encoding DUF6678 family protein, with protein MQNLDEKYEIYQKRLGAKARRLTSLMNDTKWLKLCEILEASGCEGMRVKLLSSDEEIALVCGFGRLEDRYFDCANGAILFKNLRWVFVPKFYERARMNRAEKLASNFIPNPLEAVLDAMTKAGKFDYEMDESGLKIYGYG; from the coding sequence GTGCAAAATTTAGACGAAAAATATGAAATTTATCAAAAAAGGCTCGGTGCAAAAGCGCGCCGTCTCACGTCGCTGATGAACGATACGAAATGGCTCAAACTCTGCGAAATTTTAGAGGCCTCGGGCTGCGAGGGCATGCGCGTGAAGCTGCTATCAAGCGACGAGGAGATCGCGCTCGTCTGCGGCTTTGGACGCTTAGAGGACAGGTATTTTGACTGCGCCAACGGAGCGATTTTATTTAAAAATCTGCGCTGGGTTTTCGTGCCTAAATTTTACGAGCGGGCGCGTATGAACAGAGCCGAAAAGCTCGCCTCAAATTTTATCCCAAATCCGCTTGAAGCGGTGCTGGACGCCATGACAAAGGCGGGTAAATTCGACTATGAAATGGATGAGAGCGGGCTAAAAATTTACGGATACGGATAA
- the glmS gene encoding glutamine--fructose-6-phosphate transaminase (isomerizing) — MCGIVGYIGCSEKREIILNGLKELEYRGYDSAGMAVMSQKNDDKKAAKEIAFFKATGKLENLAKKSEGFSSSGEGVAIGHTRWATHGKPTEINAHPHLGEHSFVIHNGIIENYKELKEELEAKGVKFVSQTDTEVIVHLFEEILKENGGDTLKAYESAVKRLRGAYATLLITKLEPGKIFFAKNAAPLIVAKDANGGIFFASSDAALIGVADEAAYLDDGAYGVAGTDEIKIFANGKDINLSFSKLAKDKSYAQKEGYKFFMEKEIYEQSAVVAETLMGRIKDGEVSLEKIDAQALEDVDEVIFCACGTSYHAALAASYFFERLAKIRAKVEIASEFRYREPLLNKNSLFIVISQSGETADTLEALKIAKNARLKTLAVCNVDNSSIVRLADATVLTRAGIEKGVASTKAFATQVVTLWMLALQIAQAKASVSKEELKSEIAALLHVPQILNISKEPQERIRRLAKHYLHGHGFFFIGRDIFYPLALEGALKLKEISYLHAEGYPAGEMKHGPIALADERLFTIALMPQTVLYEKTKSNVEELAARDAYILAISPEEFELSDDFIKTSKQAHPMSEFFEMMIILQLFALEIAVRLGNDVDMPRNLAKSVTVE; from the coding sequence ATGTGCGGAATCGTCGGCTACATCGGATGTAGCGAAAAAAGAGAGATTATTTTAAACGGATTAAAAGAACTGGAATACCGCGGCTACGATAGCGCAGGGATGGCGGTAATGAGCCAAAAAAACGATGATAAAAAAGCAGCCAAGGAAATCGCCTTTTTTAAGGCTACCGGCAAACTTGAAAATTTAGCCAAAAAATCAGAGGGCTTTAGCTCCAGCGGCGAGGGCGTCGCGATCGGACACACGCGCTGGGCGACGCACGGCAAACCTACCGAAATCAACGCCCATCCGCACCTTGGCGAGCACTCTTTCGTCATCCACAACGGCATCATCGAAAACTACAAAGAGCTAAAAGAAGAGCTCGAGGCAAAGGGCGTAAAATTCGTCAGTCAAACCGACACCGAGGTCATCGTGCACCTTTTTGAGGAGATACTGAAAGAAAACGGCGGCGATACGTTAAAAGCTTACGAGAGCGCGGTAAAACGCCTACGCGGAGCCTACGCGACGCTGCTAATCACCAAGCTCGAGCCGGGCAAAATCTTTTTCGCTAAAAATGCGGCGCCGTTAATCGTCGCCAAAGATGCAAACGGCGGTATATTTTTCGCATCCTCGGATGCCGCGCTCATCGGCGTAGCGGACGAAGCGGCATACTTAGACGACGGCGCATACGGAGTCGCGGGCACGGATGAGATCAAGATTTTTGCAAACGGCAAAGATATAAATTTAAGCTTCTCAAAACTCGCCAAAGACAAATCCTATGCGCAAAAAGAGGGCTATAAATTTTTCATGGAAAAGGAGATCTACGAGCAAAGCGCAGTCGTCGCCGAGACGCTAATGGGACGCATCAAAGACGGCGAAGTCTCGCTCGAAAAGATCGATGCGCAGGCGCTAGAGGATGTGGATGAAGTGATCTTTTGCGCGTGCGGCACGAGCTATCACGCAGCTCTTGCAGCCAGCTACTTTTTTGAGCGACTGGCCAAAATCCGCGCCAAAGTCGAGATCGCAAGCGAATTTCGCTACCGCGAGCCCTTGCTTAATAAAAACTCGCTTTTCATCGTTATCTCTCAAAGCGGCGAAACCGCCGATACTCTTGAAGCGCTCAAAATCGCCAAAAACGCGAGGCTAAAGACGCTAGCCGTCTGCAACGTCGATAACTCCTCGATCGTGCGCCTAGCCGACGCCACCGTGCTCACTCGCGCAGGTATCGAAAAGGGCGTGGCCAGCACCAAAGCCTTCGCCACGCAAGTCGTCACTCTGTGGATGCTAGCGCTGCAAATCGCGCAGGCCAAAGCCTCGGTAAGCAAAGAAGAGCTAAAAAGCGAGATCGCGGCGCTCCTGCATGTCCCGCAAATTTTAAATATCAGCAAAGAGCCTCAAGAGCGCATCCGCCGCCTAGCCAAGCACTATTTGCACGGCCACGGCTTCTTTTTCATCGGGCGCGATATCTTCTATCCGCTCGCGCTCGAGGGCGCGCTAAAGCTCAAAGAGATCTCCTATCTACACGCCGAGGGCTACCCTGCGGGCGAGATGAAGCACGGCCCTATCGCGCTTGCCGACGAGAGGCTCTTTACGATCGCGCTGATGCCGCAAACCGTCCTTTACGAAAAAACCAAAAGCAACGTCGAGGAGCTCGCCGCCCGCGACGCCTATATACTTGCGATCAGCCCCGAGGAGTTCGAGCTTAGCGACGATTTTATCAAAACGAGCAAGCAAGCTCACCCGATGAGCGAATTTTTCGAGATGATGATCATCCTGCAGCTTTTTGCGCTGGAAATCGCCGTGAGGCTGGGCAACGACGTGGATATGCCGCGAAATCTCGCTAAAAGCGTGACGGTAGAGTAA
- a CDS encoding HD domain-containing protein translates to MALKDKKDVTYYGEILASHLKKLQGKGFANFIAKQSDELIKALCARVLDEIFADFNPSADFIPFCVIATEKYADNLISTSSVLEVLLVFKENAGFNVKFILKKLVAALEGSNLKLNIKICELDEIFEAHKNDHKTKAAFSRIRYICGSRTLYKAARSQIYKTREFNAQENLKFYAKNLGAFNEIPNIRQEPDLKNDLGGTNDIYYLNCALNGFENEISMRSQALKFIDEKELSALNLAADFILCVKSAQNLSSDSDVFDPAKLNEITALMQTKSKKTQENSSVISQKLFSCMHSVAVFSRYLVASFYRSKFKSGAKFNELRAGRLGNGFYRFESTIYVPLHARPKSLVSVLKQLLTLGDTAYKFDVSAIFYIKRARINKNDFEESAELFKQILRRNHAHCIIKALLDAEALLGIVKPLEHASHLAEFDGYHKFTVGEHCVLSVKFAENIKDKFVKSLYDELCLEGRTLLKLALLLHDAGKGLGGDHEVVGSNIFRAYAAKLNLSQKAVNIGVTLVRYHTLMNDVANREDIYDQRTIFSFISKLGDPQTLRLAYIITYCVINATDEKLYTPYLARLLRELYGICLQSFEDENLLDEATRRVKKELSIRRNAKFAALSENLKEKIFDIRSNLLFAKYQPADIIGIAQTAQSADKLSVRIQNHQSLSIEIYAQSYPNLAVLLSALAHLDLGFMEIFELFEGKFYIKLEFNKNVKSSELETLKNLIEISLKSDAPAQINRPTILKGELNFDPNHSQEYAKLGINAKDQRGLMAYVLGVFKEFDVKIANARIQTIKNRTRNLLLIQKQAGVKFSEILKLLESE, encoded by the coding sequence GTGGCTTTAAAGGACAAAAAAGACGTTACTTATTATGGCGAAATTTTAGCCTCTCATCTAAAAAAACTTCAAGGCAAAGGCTTTGCAAATTTTATCGCAAAACAAAGCGACGAGCTAATAAAAGCTCTTTGCGCGAGAGTTTTGGACGAGATTTTCGCGGACTTTAACCCGAGCGCCGATTTTATCCCGTTTTGCGTCATCGCTACCGAAAAATACGCCGACAACCTCATCTCCACAAGCTCGGTTTTAGAAGTTTTACTCGTCTTTAAAGAAAACGCCGGCTTTAACGTCAAATTTATCCTAAAAAAGCTAGTCGCCGCGTTGGAGGGCTCAAATTTAAAGCTAAATATTAAAATTTGCGAACTGGACGAGATTTTTGAAGCGCACAAAAACGACCACAAAACAAAGGCCGCGTTTAGCCGCATCCGCTATATCTGCGGCTCGCGGACGCTTTATAAGGCCGCTCGCTCACAGATTTATAAAACTCGCGAATTTAACGCGCAGGAAAATCTCAAATTTTACGCTAAAAATTTAGGCGCTTTTAACGAGATTCCAAATATTAGGCAAGAGCCCGATCTAAAAAACGACCTAGGCGGCACGAACGACATCTACTACTTAAACTGCGCTCTAAACGGCTTTGAAAACGAGATCAGTATGCGTTCGCAGGCTCTAAAATTTATCGACGAAAAGGAGCTTAGCGCGCTAAATTTGGCGGCTGATTTCATCCTTTGCGTAAAATCGGCGCAAAATTTATCCTCCGACTCCGACGTTTTTGATCCCGCCAAGCTAAACGAGATCACCGCTCTTATGCAAACCAAGTCCAAAAAGACGCAAGAAAACAGCAGCGTCATCTCGCAAAAGCTCTTTTCTTGTATGCATTCTGTCGCCGTTTTCTCGCGCTATCTGGTCGCTAGCTTTTACAGGAGCAAATTTAAAAGCGGGGCTAAATTTAACGAACTTCGCGCGGGACGGCTGGGAAACGGCTTTTATAGATTCGAAAGCACTATCTATGTGCCCCTACATGCGCGTCCAAAGAGCCTTGTATCGGTGCTAAAGCAGCTTTTGACGCTTGGCGATACGGCTTATAAATTTGACGTTAGCGCGATTTTTTACATCAAACGCGCGCGTATAAATAAAAACGACTTTGAAGAGAGCGCCGAGCTTTTCAAGCAAATTTTACGCCGAAACCACGCTCATTGCATTATTAAAGCCCTTCTTGACGCCGAAGCGCTGCTAGGTATCGTTAAACCGCTCGAGCACGCCAGCCACTTGGCCGAATTTGACGGATATCATAAATTTACCGTCGGCGAGCACTGCGTTTTAAGCGTCAAATTTGCCGAAAATATCAAAGATAAATTCGTAAAATCGCTTTATGACGAGCTCTGCCTCGAGGGACGCACTCTGCTAAAGCTAGCCCTGTTGCTGCATGACGCGGGCAAGGGTCTTGGCGGCGATCACGAAGTCGTTGGCTCAAATATCTTTCGCGCTTACGCCGCAAAGCTAAATTTAAGCCAAAAAGCCGTAAATATCGGCGTTACGCTCGTGCGCTACCATACGCTGATGAACGACGTGGCAAACCGCGAAGATATCTACGATCAGCGCACGATTTTTAGCTTTATCTCAAAGCTGGGCGACCCGCAGACGCTGCGCCTGGCCTATATCATCACCTACTGCGTGATAAACGCTACCGACGAAAAGCTTTATACGCCCTATCTGGCGCGGCTTTTGCGCGAACTTTACGGCATTTGCTTGCAAAGCTTCGAGGATGAAAATCTACTCGACGAAGCCACAAGGCGCGTAAAAAAAGAACTTAGCATCAGGCGCAACGCTAAATTTGCCGCTTTGAGCGAAAATTTGAAAGAAAAAATTTTCGACATCCGCTCAAATTTGCTCTTTGCCAAATATCAGCCCGCAGACATCATCGGTATCGCCCAAACTGCGCAAAGCGCGGATAAGCTAAGCGTTCGGATACAAAATCATCAAAGCTTGAGCATAGAAATTTACGCGCAAAGCTACCCCAATCTTGCCGTTTTGCTCTCGGCTCTAGCGCACCTTGATCTTGGATTTATGGAGATTTTCGAGCTGTTTGAGGGCAAATTTTACATCAAGCTAGAGTTTAACAAAAACGTCAAATCAAGCGAACTGGAAACCCTAAAAAACCTCATCGAAATTTCGCTAAAAAGCGATGCTCCCGCTCAGATAAATCGCCCGACTATACTAAAAGGCGAGCTAAATTTCGACCCGAACCACTCGCAAGAATACGCAAAGCTGGGCATAAACGCCAAAGATCAACGCGGGCTGATGGCCTACGTGTTGGGAGTTTTTAAGGAATTTGATGTAAAAATAGCCAACGCTAGAATCCAAACCATCAAAAATAGAACGCGAAATCTACTGCTAATCCAGAAGCAAGCGGGCGTAAAATTTAGCGAGATTTTAAAATTATTAGAAAGCGAGTAA
- the mqnE gene encoding aminofutalosine synthase MqnE — MTNLIEKLQSGERLDADECVGLYDLDLFTLGKFANAKRRKLHGKKVFFNVNRHINPTNVCADVCKFCAFSANRKNPNPYTMSHEEILKIVEKSVAGGAKEIHIVSAHNPDTSWQWYLEIFKKIKEKYPQIHVKALTAAEVDFLSRKHGLSYEEVVEKMLEYGIDSMPGGGAEIFDEAVRRKICKGKVSSENWLKIHRLWHEKGKQSNATMLFGHIESKQNRIDHMLRIRGLQDKTGGFNAFIPLVYQRDNNYLKVENYPGSAEILKTFAISRLVLDNVAHIKAYWATSTINLAMVAQEFGADDLDGTIQKESIQSAAGAKSASGMSLRNFTDLIQTSGFVPVERDSLYNELKIYDN; from the coding sequence TTGACAAATTTAATAGAAAAACTCCAAAGCGGCGAGCGTTTGGACGCGGACGAATGCGTCGGCTTGTACGACCTAGACCTTTTTACGCTGGGTAAATTTGCAAACGCAAAAAGGCGAAAACTACACGGCAAAAAGGTATTTTTTAACGTAAATCGCCACATAAATCCGACCAATGTTTGCGCGGACGTGTGTAAATTTTGCGCATTTTCGGCAAATCGCAAAAACCCCAACCCCTACACGATGAGTCACGAAGAGATACTAAAAATCGTCGAAAAAAGCGTCGCCGGCGGTGCAAAAGAGATACATATCGTCTCGGCGCACAACCCCGATACCTCGTGGCAATGGTATTTGGAAATTTTTAAAAAAATCAAAGAAAAATACCCGCAAATCCACGTCAAGGCGCTAACGGCTGCGGAGGTTGATTTCCTCTCGCGAAAACACGGTCTTAGCTACGAAGAAGTCGTGGAAAAGATGCTCGAATACGGTATCGATAGTATGCCCGGCGGCGGAGCTGAAATCTTTGACGAAGCCGTTAGGCGTAAAATCTGCAAAGGCAAGGTAAGCTCCGAAAACTGGCTCAAAATCCATCGCCTTTGGCACGAAAAGGGCAAGCAAAGCAACGCGACGATGCTGTTTGGGCACATCGAAAGCAAGCAAAACCGCATCGACCATATGCTGCGAATTCGAGGTTTGCAGGACAAAACGGGCGGATTTAACGCCTTTATCCCGCTGGTTTATCAGCGCGACAACAACTATCTAAAAGTAGAAAACTATCCCGGCTCGGCCGAAATTTTAAAAACCTTTGCCATCTCGCGTCTGGTGCTCGATAACGTCGCGCATATAAAAGCGTACTGGGCGACCTCGACGATAAATTTAGCTATGGTCGCGCAGGAATTCGGCGCTGACGATCTAGACGGCACGATACAAAAAGAGAGCATCCAAAGCGCGGCCGGAGCGAAATCGGCAAGCGGTATGAGTCTTAGAAATTTTACCGATCTCATCCAGACTTCGGGCTTTGTCCCTGTCGAGCGAGATAGCTTGTATAACGAACTAAAAATTTACGATAACTAA
- a CDS encoding NCS2 family permease yields MDFFKLKQNGVSVKTELSAGLTTFLTMMYIVPVNAIIMSKTGMPMDALITATALITVIATVLNGLWANTPVAMSVGMGLNAYFTFGLVLGMQIPWQTALGVVFISGIIFVVLSFTNFRIWVLKSIPSDVRRSISAGIGAFIAFVGLQQMGVVVNNDAVLVGLGNLKDPNVILGFVGLFFVILFWAWKVKGAFIIAVFTTSVIAWVFGIAPYPKEFISLPASISPIFLELDIMGALSFALFPVIVTFFVTDLFDSIGTLAGVGNRAGIFDENNQKGVEKLEKTLEADAAATLAGSLIGVSTTTSFAESASGVEEGGKTGLTAVFCGLFFVLTIFMLPLFKAIPSNAIYPILVMVGVLMFSELGNINFKDPAIAISTFLIVILMPLTYSITTGLSFGFMAYLLVRLMRREWEYVNIGVIVLALISFIVFLVH; encoded by the coding sequence ATGGATTTTTTTAAACTCAAGCAAAACGGTGTGAGCGTCAAAACCGAGCTTAGTGCGGGTCTCACGACCTTTCTAACGATGATGTATATCGTGCCCGTAAATGCGATCATTATGAGTAAAACCGGTATGCCGATGGATGCGCTCATCACCGCTACGGCGCTCATCACGGTAATCGCCACCGTGCTAAACGGCCTGTGGGCGAACACGCCGGTGGCTATGAGCGTTGGAATGGGGCTAAATGCGTATTTTACCTTTGGGCTGGTGCTTGGTATGCAGATACCGTGGCAGACGGCTCTAGGTGTGGTTTTCATCTCGGGCATCATTTTCGTCGTGCTATCTTTTACGAATTTTAGAATCTGGGTTTTAAAATCTATCCCGAGCGATGTCAGACGCTCGATAAGCGCGGGCATAGGCGCATTTATCGCCTTCGTCGGACTTCAGCAAATGGGCGTAGTCGTAAATAACGACGCCGTGCTAGTCGGACTTGGGAATTTAAAAGATCCAAACGTGATTTTGGGCTTTGTAGGCCTATTTTTCGTCATACTTTTTTGGGCGTGGAAAGTCAAAGGCGCCTTTATCATCGCGGTATTTACAACCTCGGTGATCGCTTGGGTGTTCGGTATCGCGCCCTATCCGAAAGAATTTATCTCGCTGCCCGCCTCTATCTCGCCGATATTTTTAGAGCTTGATATCATGGGGGCGCTATCGTTTGCGCTGTTTCCGGTGATCGTTACATTTTTCGTGACCGATCTTTTCGACTCTATCGGCACGCTTGCAGGCGTGGGAAACAGAGCCGGAATTTTCGATGAGAATAATCAAAAAGGCGTCGAAAAGCTAGAAAAAACTCTCGAAGCCGATGCTGCCGCTACGCTTGCGGGCTCGCTCATAGGAGTTAGCACGACGACGTCATTTGCCGAGAGCGCCAGCGGCGTGGAGGAGGGCGGCAAGACGGGGCTGACGGCCGTGTTTTGCGGACTATTTTTCGTGCTTACGATTTTTATGTTGCCGCTTTTTAAAGCGATACCTTCAAACGCGATATATCCGATACTGGTGATGGTAGGCGTGCTGATGTTTAGCGAGCTCGGAAATATAAATTTTAAAGACCCCGCTATCGCCATATCGACATTTTTGATAGTTATTTTGATGCCGCTTACTTACTCGATCACGACGGGACTTTCGTTTGGATTTATGGCGTATTTGCTGGTTCGGCTTATGAGGCGCGAATGGGAATACGTAAACATCGGCGTTATCGTGCTTGCGCTCATTAGTTTCATAGTATTTTTAGTGCATTAA
- a CDS encoding phosphoribosyltransferase — MLKYPFEEFHKDVKIMVRDIKENFEPEVILAVARGGLTLGHFLASLLNNRNLFTLNSIHYEETQKLDTIDIFNIPDLSKFNKILIVDDMIDTGESMIAIKQELLKRFPHIELKIATIFYKRKALLLPDFTVKEAHEWIEFFWEEQI; from the coding sequence ATGCTAAAGTATCCGTTTGAGGAATTCCACAAAGACGTAAAGATAATGGTGCGGGATATCAAAGAAAATTTCGAGCCCGAAGTGATTTTAGCAGTCGCCCGCGGCGGGCTTACTTTGGGGCATTTTTTAGCGAGCCTGCTAAATAACCGCAATCTTTTTACGCTAAACTCAATCCACTACGAAGAGACTCAAAAGCTCGATACTATCGATATCTTTAACATCCCCGATCTATCTAAATTTAATAAAATTTTGATAGTGGATGATATGATCGATACGGGAGAGAGTATGATAGCTATCAAACAAGAGCTTTTAAAGCGCTTCCCGCATATCGAGCTAAAAATCGCTACTATATTTTATAAACGAAAAGCGCTTTTGTTGCCTGATTTTACGGTAAAAGAGGCGCATGAGTGGATAGAGTTTTTCTGGGAAGAGCAAATTTAA
- a CDS encoding glycosyltransferase family protein has translation MLRSETFLLFIICLIDFCFLSYAISTISISYYEADAFYNSSKISAVLARLSVGIFGQNDYALRLPFVICHIFSVALLYKVSKQILKRKFDRVVSVIAFILLPATMASAILVNDAGVIIALALLNIYLYQLRKITVFYALLCVLPFVSGAFLVYFLAIFIFGVYRRDAKMAWVAALLFALCFYLYGFDSGGKPRGHLLDTVSIFAAAFSPFIFVYFVYAMYRIWIKETKNLLWFVCITAFLFCIVLSIRQRLELENYLPFCVISVPILVRVFFSSYRVRLPMFRRDYKILVSFVAVSLLAGFLFVLFNEMLYAALKDPTKHFVYRYHVAKELAKELKNESVEKIFTDDKKLALRLKFYGIDTSSGADLRLANLDLKDNYGNIAVYKFGVKIANFKIIKDD, from the coding sequence ATGTTGCGCTCGGAAACGTTTTTACTTTTTATCATCTGCCTTATTGATTTTTGCTTTTTGTCGTATGCGATTAGCACGATTAGCATCAGCTACTACGAGGCGGATGCGTTTTATAACTCATCTAAAATTTCAGCCGTTTTGGCTAGGTTGTCAGTCGGGATTTTCGGGCAAAACGACTACGCTTTGCGCCTTCCTTTCGTTATTTGTCACATTTTTAGCGTCGCGCTTCTTTACAAAGTCTCAAAGCAAATTTTAAAACGTAAATTTGACCGAGTAGTGAGCGTGATAGCGTTTATATTGCTTCCTGCGACGATGGCGTCGGCGATCTTGGTAAATGACGCAGGCGTCATAATCGCGCTTGCGCTTTTAAATATTTATCTTTATCAGTTGCGAAAGATCACTGTTTTTTACGCGCTTTTATGCGTGCTACCTTTTGTTAGCGGCGCATTTTTGGTTTATTTTTTGGCGATTTTTATTTTTGGCGTCTATAGGCGCGACGCTAAGATGGCGTGGGTGGCGGCGTTACTTTTCGCGCTTTGCTTTTACCTTTACGGATTTGACTCGGGCGGTAAGCCAAGAGGCCATCTGCTTGATACCGTGAGTATTTTTGCCGCTGCGTTTTCGCCTTTTATTTTTGTATATTTTGTCTATGCGATGTATAGAATTTGGATAAAAGAGACTAAAAATTTGCTCTGGTTTGTCTGCATAACGGCGTTTTTATTTTGCATAGTTTTGTCGATCAGGCAGCGTCTGGAGCTCGAAAACTATCTGCCGTTTTGCGTTATTTCGGTACCGATTTTGGTGCGGGTATTTTTTAGCTCATATCGAGTTAGGCTGCCGATGTTTAGGCGAGATTATAAAATTTTAGTTTCATTTGTCGCGGTTTCTTTACTGGCGGGATTTTTGTTCGTGCTTTTTAACGAAATGCTTTACGCTGCGTTAAAAGACCCGACTAAGCATTTTGTTTATAGATATCACGTAGCAAAAGAGCTTGCAAAAGAGCTAAAAAACGAAAGCGTAGAAAAAATTTTCACGGATGATAAAAAGCTGGCTTTGAGGCTCAAATTTTACGGTATAGACACGAGCTCGGGAGCGGATTTACGGCTGGCGAATTTGGACTTAAAAGATAATTATGGTAATATAGCGGTCTATAAATTCGGCGTGAAAATCGCAAATTTTAAGATTATAAAAGATGATTAG
- a CDS encoding prepilin-type N-terminal cleavage/methylation domain-containing protein, with translation MKKAFTMLELVVVIVVIGIIAVAALPRINDDHIAEAADQVMSHIRYTQHLAMQDSKVGDGDKWYKKRWSITFTRASFCRGTNEWRYSVYHDDGDTTGNLNSANEVARDPLDPNKFMSSGWAGISDANCANVSSKYNLATKFGITNVELRGVCGDSNLQTISFDEFGRPMRGVSTTGTSATRGYDRLIHNGQNCQIVLSTAKKTATITVTPETGFLQVAFADRP, from the coding sequence ATGAAAAAAGCTTTTACTATGCTGGAACTCGTCGTTGTGATCGTGGTGATAGGGATAATAGCCGTTGCGGCGCTACCGAGAATAAACGATGATCATATCGCCGAGGCTGCCGACCAAGTGATGTCGCATATCCGTTATACACAACATTTGGCGATGCAGGATAGTAAGGTGGGTGACGGGGACAAGTGGTATAAAAAAAGATGGAGTATAACTTTTACTAGAGCTTCATTTTGTAGGGGTACAAATGAATGGAGATATAGCGTATACCATGACGATGGGGATACTACAGGTAATTTAAATTCGGCAAACGAAGTTGCAAGAGACCCATTGGATCCAAATAAATTTATGAGCTCAGGGTGGGCTGGTATCTCGGATGCTAATTGCGCAAATGTTAGTAGTAAATATAATTTGGCGACAAAATTTGGCATAACTAATGTAGAGCTACGTGGGGTATGCGGAGACAGTAATTTGCAAACCATCTCTTTTGATGAGTTTGGAAGGCCTATGAGGGGTGTAAGTACCACCGGCACTAGCGCAACTAGAGGATATGATAGGCTGATTCATAATGGACAAAATTGTCAAATAGTTCTAAGTACGGCTAAAAAAACAGCTACTATAACGGTAACTCCAGAAACTGGCTTTTTGCAGGTTGCTTTTGCGGATCGTCCATAA